In Streptomyces sp. SLBN-118, the following are encoded in one genomic region:
- a CDS encoding SURF1 family protein, with amino-acid sequence MYRFLLTPRWWGINIFVVLAIPFCVFMGSWQLGKFEDRVTTHQQAKQGPAPGEQKAVPLDELLPVDQKTSGRQVTAGGRYGKQFLVPDRQLDGERGSYVLTLLKTDGGRTLPVVRGWLRQGAAAPAAPAGRVTVAGALQASETPGTEGVHAAGGLPGGQLGMISAASLVNLVPDDVYDAWVTLTEADSGLKPVPASAPEGSGLDLKAFQNLGYTGEWFVFAGFVLFMWFRLLRREAEAERDRALGLEPA; translated from the coding sequence GTGTACCGGTTCCTGCTGACGCCCCGCTGGTGGGGGATCAATATCTTCGTCGTGCTGGCGATCCCCTTCTGTGTCTTCATGGGGTCGTGGCAGCTCGGCAAGTTCGAGGACCGCGTCACCACGCATCAGCAGGCCAAGCAGGGGCCCGCGCCGGGTGAGCAGAAGGCCGTGCCTCTGGACGAGCTGTTGCCCGTCGACCAGAAGACGTCGGGGCGGCAGGTGACGGCCGGCGGGCGGTACGGCAAGCAGTTCCTGGTGCCGGACCGGCAGTTGGACGGTGAGCGCGGCTCGTATGTGCTTACGCTGCTCAAGACCGACGGCGGCCGGACGCTGCCGGTGGTCCGCGGCTGGCTGCGGCAGGGCGCGGCCGCCCCCGCGGCACCCGCCGGCAGGGTCACCGTGGCCGGCGCCCTGCAGGCCTCGGAGACCCCGGGCACCGAAGGCGTGCACGCGGCGGGCGGGCTGCCGGGCGGACAGCTGGGGATGATCAGCGCGGCGTCGCTGGTGAACCTCGTGCCGGACGACGTGTACGACGCGTGGGTCACCCTCACGGAGGCCGACAGCGGACTGAAGCCGGTCCCGGCGTCCGCGCCGGAGGGCAGCGGGCTGGACTTGAAGGCGTTCCAGAACCTGGGCTACACCGGGGAGTGGTTCGTCTTCGCCGGCTTCGTGCTCTTCATGTGGTTCCGGCTGCTGCGCCGCGAAGCGGAGGCTGAGCGAGACCGAGCGCTTGGCCTGGAGCCCGCGTAA